Genomic window (Rhizobium brockwellii):
TCGCGCACGGGGTTGGTTGAGGTGCCGTGGCGCCGGGCGAGATCGGTGACCACAAGCCGCTCGTTGGCAGCGAGCCGCCCTTCGATGATGTCTTCCCTGATCAGTTGATAAAGCGACGCGCCCTCGCTGGAGGCACCGATAGCGTCGATCCCTTCGGGCGGCTTTGCTTTAAAATCGCTTGCTTCGGCCAAGGCTGTCCCCAAATTAATACACACATTGCTCGGATATCACGCCAGCCTTCTCAAAACAATGTACGATTTAATCAATTGACAGGCAATCTACAATCTGAAAACGTATGATTAGGCCAAAGGGATACATTGGGTGGAAAGTCCCGCGGCCAGGGAGCAAGACCGCTCGCCTCGACGCAGAGCGGCATGGGAGAAGCTGGAGGATACCTTATGACGAGGATTTCACTCGGCCGTGCGGTACTGCGCGGCACTGTCTGCACTGCTTTGATGGTATCGTTGATGTCCGCGTCCGCTCTGGGTGCGCCGGTCGACTTGAGCAAGTGGTCGCCGGAATATGTGCGCTCCATCGCCGGCACACAGGACTTTGACACGGCGGGCGATTGCGCCAAGGTCACCCCCCTCGACTACAAGGGGCGACTCACGTTCTGGTATCAGGGCGTGTTCGAGGGTGACCCCGACCTCCTGCGCCAGTATTACAAGGAGTTCTTCGAGACTTTCCGCAAGACCTATCCAAACATCCAGCTTGAGGAACAAGCCCTTACCTATAACGACCTGTTGGACAAATTCCGCACCGCCCTCCTTGGCAATGCAGCGCCAATGGCGGTGCGTCTGCAAATCCTGGGCGGCACCGAGTTCGCCTCCAAGGGCTATCTGGAACCCCTCAAGCCCGAGGACGTAGGGTATTCGACCGAGGACTTCTGGCCCGGTGCAATGAAGGCCGTAACCTGGGAGGGGGTGACCTACGGCATCCCGACCAACAACGAGACGATGGCGTTCATCTGGAACGCCGACGTCTTCAAGCGTGCAGGCCTCGATCCGGAAAAGGCTCCGGCAACCTGGGACGACGTCGTCAAATATTCCAAGCAGATCCACGACAAGCTCGGCATTGCCGGTTACGGCCTCGTGGCGCGCAAGAACGCCGGCAATACGCCGTATCGCTTCATGCCGCAGCTGTGGGCCTATGGCGGCGGCGTCTTCGACGAAGCCACCGCCAATCCGACCTACAAGCAGGTCCAGCTCGATAGCCCGCAGAGCAAAGCGGCATTGCAAGCCTCCTACGATATGTATGTTCGCGACAAGTCGGTTCCGGTTTCGGCGCTCACCAATCAGCAGGCAGATAACCAACCCCTCTTCCTCGCTGGCCAGCTCGGCATGATGGTCTCGCACCCCTCCGACTACAACGTCATGCTCGACCTGCAGAAAAAGACGACGGGCAGCGACAAGGACAAAGCGCAGACCGTCATCGATAATATGCGCTACGGCCTGATTCCGACTGGCCCCGACGGCAAGCGTGCCGTCGTGTTTGGCGGCTCGAACATTCACATCCTGAAGCCCGAATATGTCGAAGGCGGCAAGGTCGACGAGCCGGCTGCAAAGGCTATCAGTTGCATGTGGGCGAGCCCCGAATGGTCGCTGAAAATGGCTTATGCCGGCTCAAACCCGGGGAACCTCAACGGCTTCAAGACCAAATGGATGAAGGAGCGTCTGGACAACATCAAGTTCCTTGATGTCACGACTTCGATGCTGCCATACGGCATCCCGTTTCCGGCGCTGCCACAGTCCCCCGAGATCATGAACATCATCGTCCCGGACATGCTGCAGAATGCCCTCACAGGAGCCATGACTGTCGACCAGGCAGCCGACGACGCAGCCAAGAAGGTCAAAGACCTGACGGACGGCGGACTCTAGTCCGCGCCTGCCGACTAATCGGCTGCGCCTCCATCGCAGCCGGTTTCTTCCGAAGAATAGGGGCAGGGCACAGTGACGATCTTGACTGGCAAGGCCGAGGCGCGCCGAAGACTGCAACCTGACGGGCACGGCGTGTTGCGAAAGATTTGGGAGCATCGCGCTGACTACGCGTACGTGCTTCCCGCGATCGCCGTGATGCTCATCGTCATAGCCTATCCGATCTACTACACGATCGAGCTGTCGTTCTTCAACACACCGCCGGGCCTGCAGCTCCGGGACAAGATTTTTATCGGCTTCGACAACTACACCGCCATCCTCACAAGTCCGGTGTTCTGGACAGTCACCTCGAACACTCTGATCTGGACATTAGGATCCACTTTGATCTCATTTGTCCTGGGGTTTGCCTGCGCCCTGGCGCTTCATCGCGACTTTGTCGGTCGCGGCCTCCTGCGGGCCATCCTGATCATTCCCTGGGTCATCAGCGCGGTCGCCGCGTCCTATATCTGGAAGTGGATCTACCATTCGGACTTTGGAATCATTGGGGCGGTGCTGGTCGGCCTCGGATTGGCCGACAGGCCTCCGAATTTCATCGACAGCGTCAGCACAGTGCTGCCCTCTCTGATCGTCGTCAATATCTGGCGGGAGTTTCCGTTTGCCATGATCATGATGATGGCCGGCCTGCAGACGGTTCCCGATCAGTTGCTGCGCGCCGCAAAAGTTGACGGAGCAAATGCATGGCAGCGGTTCTGGCACGTCACTTTCCCGCATTTGAGAAACGTTTCGACGGTGACGATCCTTCTGCTGGCCGTGGCCAACTTCAATTCATTCATCATCCCCTGGATCATGACCGGCGGTGGGCCGTCGAACGCATCGCATATCTGGATCACCCACATTTATGAGCTCGCCTTCGGCCGCCAGCGCTGGGGGGTGGCATCGGCCTATTCGGTGCTGCTGTTCCTGATCCTGATGTCGTTCGGCTACTTTTACGTCCGTGCTCTGAGCGGCAACGAGCGGAAGGATGGGAGCGCATGAGCACGATTGCCGAGACTGCTCCTCGAGGCAAGGCCCGTCGCCGTATGCGCATCGACGGATGGCGGTGGGGCGGACGCATCTTCCTCGTGTTCATGATGCTTTACACCGCGTTGCCGATGATCTGGATGCTGATCACCTCGATCAAGTCCGGCTTCGCGGCCATGCAATTCCCGCCGCAATGGTGGCCTGATCAACCTACCCTTGCCAGCTACCAGAAACTGCTTGATCCGCAAAACAGCGTCGGCCAGGACTTCCTCCGCTTCTTCTGGAACAGCCTTTTCGTCTCCACCGCCACGACCATCCTTTCGGTCATCGTGGCAGTACCTGCGGCCTACGCGTTTTCGCGCTTCACCTTCCCGGGCCGAAACTTTCTGTTCTTCGCCGTCTTGCTTCGCAACATGTTCCCGGCCGTGATCTTTCTCGTGCCGCTCTTCATCCTGATGCGCGCGATCGGGCTGGTGAACACGCATGCGTCGCTCGTCCTCACCTACCTCACATTCGGCCTGCCGCTGGCAATCTGGCTCCTTAAGGGCTTCTACGACAACATCCCGGTGCAGCTCGAGCAGGCGGCGCGCATCGACGGCGCGACGCGGTTCCAGGCCTTTGTCCTGATCGTGATGCCGCTCTCGACGCCAGGAATCATCGCCACGGCGATCTATTCCTTTATCGGCGCGTGGAACGAATACATCTACGCTTACACCTTCCTCTCCAAGAACGAGCAGTTGACACTGCCGGTCGGCATCCAGCGCTTCTTCTCGGAAAATACGACGGACTTTCCGGGCCTGATGGCGGCCAGCTTTATGATGAGCGTGCCCGTCGTGGTCCTGTTCCTCGTCCTGCAACGATACTTCGTACGCGCCCTCACGGAGGGCGCAGTCAAGCATTAGAGGAGTTGACGGTGGCCCACGTGGTTCTTAACGATCTGGTCAAGACCTATGGCAGCTTCAAAGCTGTCAACAACGTTTCGCTGACGGTCAACGACGGCGAATTCGTTGCGCTCGTCGGCCCTTCAGGCTGCGGCAAGACAACCACGCTCAATCTTGTGGCGGGGCTCATCCCCATCACATCTGGCGACATCGTCATCGGCGACCGAGTGGTCAACGACCTCGACCCCAAGGACCGGGACATCGCAATGGTGTTCCAGAACTACGCGCTCTATCCGCAGAAATCGGTCTACAAGAACCTGGCCTTCCCGCTGCAGATGCGCAAACTGCCAAGGGACGAGATCGACAGGAAGGTCAAGGAAGCAGCGCGCGTGCTCGACATGACGCAGCTGCTCGAGCGCAAGCCACGCGAACTTTCGGGCGGGCAACAGCAGCGCGTGGCGCTCGGCCGTGCCCTCGTTCGCGATCCGGCGGTATTTCTGATGGATGAACCACTCTCCAACCTCGACGCAAAGCTGCGCGTGCAGATGCGGTCAGAGATCAAGCGTTTCCACCAGGACCTCAAGGCGACGATCATCTACGTGACGCACGACCAGCTCGAAGCGGTAACTATGGCCGACAGGATGGCGGTGATGAACGGCGGCTACCTGCAGCAATACGATTCGCCGGCGCAGGTCTTCGCCGATCCGGTGAACATGTTCGTCGCCAGCTTCGTCGGCAGCCCGGCGATGAGCCTTGTTCCGCTGGAGGCATCAACGGCAAGCGGCAACACTGTGTTGACCAGCGCGGAGGGCTGGCACTTCGAGCTCTCGCCACACAACGCCCAGAAGGTCTCAAGGGCAACAACCAAGAAAGTCGTGCTCGGCGCACGTCACTCGGCGATCAAGCTGCACAAGAGTGCGGTGCCAGGAAGCATACCTGCCAAGGCCTATACGGTGGAGCCGACCGGAGACGTCACCTTCGTACAGGCGTTGCTGTCTGGCGCCATCGTCAACGTTAGCGTGCCGCCGACCATTGCCGTTGCGCCCGACGAGCAGATTTGGCTCGAGTTCGACCAGGAGCGGATGCATCTGTTCGACGGCGAAACAGAAATGGCCCTCAAGGCCAACTGAGACCAAGCGGATGCGTGTGAAACGAGGGCGTGGATGACTACGAAGCTAAAAATCACGGCGATCAAGCCCTATCCGGTATGGGTAGGAACGCGCAACCAGATGCTGGTCAAGGTCGAGACTGACAACGGCATCTTCGGCTGGGGCGAGAGCGGTTTGAGCGGTCGCGAGAAGGCGGTGGCCGGCGCGATCGAGCACTATCGCGAGTTTCTCATCGGCCGCGACGCGATGCAGATTGGTCGGATCTGGCAAGAAGTCTATCGTAGCCAATACTTCGAAGGCGGGCGCGTTCTGCAGGCGGCGATTTCGGCCATCGACATTGCCCTTCATGACATCAAGGGCAAGGCGCTGGGGGTGCCGGCCTACGATCTGTTGGGCGGCAAGCAGCGCGACCGCATTCCTACCTTCGCCTCGACCGGTGACGAGGCCGAGGGCGACGTTGCCATCGAACGGGCCCGCGAACTACGCGCACAGGGGTGGCAGACGATCCGCTTCTTTCCTATCGGGCAAAACAGCAAGGACATCTTCGAGCCGCGCGAATCGATCGGCGCTACAGCAAGCATGCTAAACAAGGCGCGCGAGGCGCTGGGCGACGAGGTCGTCCTCGGCATCGACTATCATCATCGGCTGTCGGTGGCAGAGGCGGCGAGCTTTTGTAACAAGCTCGGCCGCGGCGTGCTTGATTTCCTCGAGGAGCCGATACGAGACGAGACACCGGAGGCGTA
Coding sequences:
- a CDS encoding ABC transporter substrate-binding protein, which codes for MTRISLGRAVLRGTVCTALMVSLMSASALGAPVDLSKWSPEYVRSIAGTQDFDTAGDCAKVTPLDYKGRLTFWYQGVFEGDPDLLRQYYKEFFETFRKTYPNIQLEEQALTYNDLLDKFRTALLGNAAPMAVRLQILGGTEFASKGYLEPLKPEDVGYSTEDFWPGAMKAVTWEGVTYGIPTNNETMAFIWNADVFKRAGLDPEKAPATWDDVVKYSKQIHDKLGIAGYGLVARKNAGNTPYRFMPQLWAYGGGVFDEATANPTYKQVQLDSPQSKAALQASYDMYVRDKSVPVSALTNQQADNQPLFLAGQLGMMVSHPSDYNVMLDLQKKTTGSDKDKAQTVIDNMRYGLIPTGPDGKRAVVFGGSNIHILKPEYVEGGKVDEPAAKAISCMWASPEWSLKMAYAGSNPGNLNGFKTKWMKERLDNIKFLDVTTSMLPYGIPFPALPQSPEIMNIIVPDMLQNALTGAMTVDQAADDAAKKVKDLTDGGL
- a CDS encoding carbohydrate ABC transporter permease is translated as MTILTGKAEARRRLQPDGHGVLRKIWEHRADYAYVLPAIAVMLIVIAYPIYYTIELSFFNTPPGLQLRDKIFIGFDNYTAILTSPVFWTVTSNTLIWTLGSTLISFVLGFACALALHRDFVGRGLLRAILIIPWVISAVAASYIWKWIYHSDFGIIGAVLVGLGLADRPPNFIDSVSTVLPSLIVVNIWREFPFAMIMMMAGLQTVPDQLLRAAKVDGANAWQRFWHVTFPHLRNVSTVTILLLAVANFNSFIIPWIMTGGGPSNASHIWITHIYELAFGRQRWGVASAYSVLLFLILMSFGYFYVRALSGNERKDGSA
- a CDS encoding carbohydrate ABC transporter permease, with amino-acid sequence MSTIAETAPRGKARRRMRIDGWRWGGRIFLVFMMLYTALPMIWMLITSIKSGFAAMQFPPQWWPDQPTLASYQKLLDPQNSVGQDFLRFFWNSLFVSTATTILSVIVAVPAAYAFSRFTFPGRNFLFFAVLLRNMFPAVIFLVPLFILMRAIGLVNTHASLVLTYLTFGLPLAIWLLKGFYDNIPVQLEQAARIDGATRFQAFVLIVMPLSTPGIIATAIYSFIGAWNEYIYAYTFLSKNEQLTLPVGIQRFFSENTTDFPGLMAASFMMSVPVVVLFLVLQRYFVRALTEGAVKH
- a CDS encoding ABC transporter ATP-binding protein, translated to MAHVVLNDLVKTYGSFKAVNNVSLTVNDGEFVALVGPSGCGKTTTLNLVAGLIPITSGDIVIGDRVVNDLDPKDRDIAMVFQNYALYPQKSVYKNLAFPLQMRKLPRDEIDRKVKEAARVLDMTQLLERKPRELSGGQQQRVALGRALVRDPAVFLMDEPLSNLDAKLRVQMRSEIKRFHQDLKATIIYVTHDQLEAVTMADRMAVMNGGYLQQYDSPAQVFADPVNMFVASFVGSPAMSLVPLEASTASGNTVLTSAEGWHFELSPHNAQKVSRATTKKVVLGARHSAIKLHKSAVPGSIPAKAYTVEPTGDVTFVQALLSGAIVNVSVPPTIAVAPDEQIWLEFDQERMHLFDGETEMALKAN
- a CDS encoding mandelate racemase/muconate lactonizing enzyme family protein, which translates into the protein MTTKLKITAIKPYPVWVGTRNQMLVKVETDNGIFGWGESGLSGREKAVAGAIEHYREFLIGRDAMQIGRIWQEVYRSQYFEGGRVLQAAISAIDIALHDIKGKALGVPAYDLLGGKQRDRIPTFASTGDEAEGDVAIERARELRAQGWQTIRFFPIGQNSKDIFEPRESIGATASMLNKAREALGDEVVLGIDYHHRLSVAEAASFCNKLGRGVLDFLEEPIRDETPEAYESLRTMTDIPFAIGEEFASKWQFLPYIERGIHQFNRLDVCNVGGLTEAMKVAGWSEAHYVDLMPHNPLGPVCTAATIHLAAAVANFAWLETRAPEAKLGFDNSDFFPVQPRLDGPDYPVSDLPGLGVEVNEEAVKAESFRFWEAPHLKRRDGSVTNW